A genomic segment from Hippoglossus stenolepis isolate QCI-W04-F060 chromosome 3, HSTE1.2, whole genome shotgun sequence encodes:
- the csrp1b gene encoding cysteine and glycine-rich protein 1b: protein MPFGGGSKCGCCQKTVYFAEEVQCEGKSWHKSCFLCMVCKKNLDSTTVAVHVDEIYCKSCYGKKYGPKGYGFGGGAGTLSMDTGEGLGIKPEEQTAFRPTNNPNTSKFASKAGGSDVCPRCGKTVYAAEKVIGGGNSWHKGCFRCAKCGKGLESTTVADRDGEVYCKGCYAKNFGPKGFGFGQGAGALAHSQ, encoded by the exons ATGCCTTTCGGAGGAGGAAGCAAGTGCGGCTGCTGCCAGAAAACCGTCTACTTCGCTGAGGAAGTGCAGTGCGAGGGCAAGAGCTGGCACAAATCCTGTTTTCTGTGCA TGGTCTGTAAGAAGAACTTGGACAGCACCACAGTGGCTGTACATGTGGACGAGATCTACTGCAAGTCGTGCTACGGCAAGAAATATGGGCCAAAGGGCTACGGCTTCGGAGGTGGAGCCGGCACGCTGAGCATGGACACAGGAGAGGGACTTGGAATCAAACCTGAAGA ACAAACTGCTTTCCGCCCGACAAACAACCCCAACACCTCCAAGTTTGCCTCGAAAGCAGGCGGCTCAGACGTGTGTCCTCGATGTGGCAAAACAGTGTACGCAGCGGAGAAGGTTATCGGAGGAGGAAAC TCCTGGCATAAAGGATGCTTTCGCTGTGCCAAGTGTGGCAAAGGGCTGGAGTCCACGACCGTCGCTGATCGAGACGGGGAGGTCTACTGTAAAG GTTGCTACGCGAAGAACTTTGGACCCAAGGGCTTCGGCTTCGGTCAGGGTGCAGGAGCTCTGGCTCACTCCCAGTGA